From the Corynebacterium sp. P3-F1 genome, the window CGACAAAGTGTTCCACGAGCAGTCCGTCTTCGAGGACACCGACTTGGGTGATCGTGCCGGGGCCGTCGTGACGCTTGCGCTCGCGCACGACCATGGTGCGCTCTACCGACTCGCGGCGCGCGAGGAATTCCGCCTGCGACACCACGCGGGAACGCTTGCGCTCCTCCTCTCGGAGTTCAGTGCGGCGGCGGCGCTGCGCCTCCAGGCGCGAGGAGCCTTTGATCGCCTTCGGTTCCTGGATCTGCTCGTCGAGCTGCTCATCACCGGAAACAGGCACCTCATTTTCCGTACTCGCCGGCGCAACGCTTGCCGACGCGTCCCCCGATCTCCGCGCCCGCCTCCGCGAATTACGAGGCGCAGCCTTGAACACTGGCGCATACATGTCGGAAGCTTCACCGCCGGCGGCCCCTACGTCAGCGGTCGGTGCCGCCGGAGCAGAAGTGATCTCCGGTTCTACGTCCGTCAGAAGATCCGCTTCAACCTTCTCCTCGATCTGATGGATTTCGTTCTCCACGTCTTTGCGCACGCGGTGGCGAATCTTCTTCTCAGACGCGTCGGTTCCTGCAGAAGCGCCCAGCTGTTTTTCCTCTACCGTCGTCTCTGAAGGCTCCTCTACCGTTGATGTGCGCGCCTCATTGTGCGGTGTCTTCTTTGGGGCAGAGTGCGCCGCAGTCTCGGCGGGAGCTGCAGACGCTGTGGATCCAGTTGCAGTCTCAAGCGCATCGAGAAGCTGCTCTGCCTCTGACCTGCTCAAGGAAGATTGAGCGACCTTCACCAGGCCTAGCTCATTCAGCTTGACCACCAAATCTTTGGAAGGCATGCCAAGAGCCTTAGCCAAAACAAACACGCGGGTCTTCTCGCCGATCTGTGATCGGTCGAACTGCCCGGGCTGAGCAGCCCCCGAATCCTGCACCGGTTCCGAGCCCCCCGCCCTAGACGTTGAAGCAAAAGAGTTCTTAGCGGTCTTTCGTGTCACTTCTTGCTTCGTCCTGGTGGCTGCACCAGAAGACTTAGCTGTTTTCTTCGGCGCCTTCTTTGCTGTTTTCTTCGTGACCATGCTTTCGGTCTTCGCCGCCTTGCTTCCGGTCTTTGTTGCCCTCCGTTTACGAGGAGTGGTCGTCTCGTCGCTGTCAGCCACGGAAATCTCCTATTCAATTGCCGCGCAGGCGATGCGGCACCGGGCGCTGGTGGAATCCGACCCACCGCCGCCGCACAGTGACGAACGCATCCGCAAGCGCGGAAAATACATGAAAGCTTTCAAGCGCCTACATCCCGAACTCGGATGCTTTACGCTTCGTGCTCCATTGTGACACAGCTTCCATATCAAGGGAGCGCGGGGTATCCACTACCCCAAGGTGAGGACATACCACGGACTTGCTCGTGCGGAATATGTCCTCCGTAGTAGTGAGCAGCACTTCTGTGGGCGACCCCCTCAACCCCTCGCAGTAAATCTGGTCTGTGGCGGCCTGCAATAAGCCCCTTAGAGCAGATTTCGAGCTTGTACGGCTACTTTCTGTGCAGTTGATGTCTGTAGCCACTTTCCGGGGAGGCAGTGACTGTGCAGCCACTTAGTGGGGGCTGACTGCACAGTCGATTCCTCCCGCCGCTTCCTACCCAGCTGTCTACTGGCCAGCCGGAGCGGCGGACTGGCCCGGACGAGCCTCCTGGAAGCCTTGGCCAGCGACCCATGTGCGGCGGACTGCACGTCGCACCGAAGCATCCGGATCCTCCACGTCGGAAACGCGGTAGAAGTCCATGACCACCTTGTCCCTGGTCACGGTGGCGACACCGAAACCGTGGGCGTCGAACTCGACGTGGTTCACCCAGGGGTTGGAGGAGTACATGACACCTTCCACAAGGTGCGTGATGCGGTTGTCCTCCGGGGTGTACACCTTGGTGTACGTGGAGACAATCTCGTCGACGTTCGGTGCGGAGATTGAGGTGCAAACCATTTCGCAGCCGATCTCGTGGCCGTCGTACTGCAGGGAGTGAGCCCACTCAGAGTGAATGTCACCGGTGAGAACAAGGGTGTGGGGCTTGGTCTGCGACAGGACTTTGAGAAGCTCGGCTCGCTCAGCACGGTAACCATCCCACTGGTCACTGTTTACAACGATGCCTGTGGACTGGGTGAAGTCTTTCAGCACCTGGTTCGCGAGACGGTTATCCTTCATCGTCGGCGGCACGTGACCAATCTGCATCGGCGAGATCATCACGGAGTTGCCCAGCACGTTCCACACGGTGTCAGATTCCGTCACCTGGCCTTCCACCCACTTGAACTGCTCGCTTCCCAGCATGGTGCGCCCAGCAGCGCCGTTCTTCAGGCTCAGTGCGCTCTGCTGCTCATCGCGGTAGCTGCGCAAGTCCATCATAGTCAGGTTAATCAGATCGCCGAACCGGTAACTACGGTAGATCTTGCCGGCAGCGGACGGACGCGTAGCGCGCGACGGAAGCCACTCGAGGTAGGCCTGCTCGGCGTCGGAGACGCGCTGTACCCACTTGCCTTCCTCACCTTCAGTGTGGTTCTCTGCGCCTTCCCGCCACGAGTCATTCGCGGACTCGTGGTCGTCCCACACCACGACCCACGGGGCAGCTGCGTGAGCCGCTTGCAGGTTCTTGTCCGTGCGGTAACGACCGTAACGCTCGCGGTAGTCCTTCAGCGTCGTGATCTCGTGGAGCGGCGCGTGCGGGCGGGAGACACCACTCTTACCGGCGTACTCGCCCGTCGGGTACTCGTAAATGTAGTCACCGAGGAAGACGACCACATCGATGTTGCCTGCCTCAGCCTGCTCAGCCATACCGCGGTATGCACCAAAGTAGCCACACTCCCAGTTGGCGCAGGAAGCAACAGCGAGCTTGTACTCGCTCAGGCGCGCGGTTCCCTCCGGAGCGGTGTGGGTCTTTCCGACCGGGGACGTTTTGTCGTCCCAGACAAACCGGTAGAAGTAGTCTGTTGCCGGCTTGAGGCCCTTCGCATCAACTTTCACCGTGTGGTCAGATGCAGCCGTTGCCTTTACTGTGCCCTCGCTGGCGATGTTCTGGAAGTTGGGATCAGTGGCAACCTGCCACTTGACGTTCGCATCCTGGCCCTTATTGGAGCCGGGAACCGCGTCCTCGCTGACAGTCACTCGAGTCCAGATGATCACCGAATCCGGAAGCGGGTCACCGGAAGCGACACCGTGCATGAAGGCGGAGTACTCGGCCGGTTTCATTTCGGGCAGACGAGCAGAGGACAAGGCACGGGAGGAGGACAGCTGCGCATTGGCGGTGGCGGTGTTACCGGCCACCGCAACACCAGCGGCAGCCGCAGCGGAACCAGCAAGGAAGCGACGACGAGGAAGGTTCTTTTCAGTCATGCTCTAAGAATCGGACTCTCATAGTCACCTCGCAACTGGAACTGCATTCCACTGCCGAGTGTTCGGTTATAGTTCATACTGCGTCCATCTTGATTCCGCAGCTGACATTCAGCCTCGGTTCAGCACCAGGATGCGAGCCCGCCCTCCACGGTTCGCTTCACTCATCCCTTCCCATGTGAGAAACGCGAAAACCCGCGCTCGAGGCGCGGGTATACAGGCGTCGCGAAAGCCTTAAACGATTAGAGGTTCGGGAACCAGATGGCAATCTCTCGCTCAGCAGATTCCGGGGAATCCGAACCGTGAACAACGTTCTCGCCGACCGTCAGGGCAAAGTCGCCGCGGATCGTGCCCGGGGTCGCCTTCTCAACCGGGTGGGTGCCGCCGGCGAGCTGACGCCATGCGGCAATCGCCGACTCGCCCTCGACGATGCCCGCCACGAGCGGTGCCGAGGTGATGAAGTCCACCAGCTCACCGAAAAACGGCTTGTCCTTGTGCTCTGCGTAGTGCTTCTCAGCAGTCTCGCGGTCTGCGGTGCGCAGATCCATCTCGACGAGCTTCAGGCCCTTACGCTCGATGCGGGAGATGATCTCCCCCACGTGGCCGTTTGCAACACCGTCGGGCTTAATCAGAATCAGAGTGCGTTCAGTCATGGGACCCACACTACCTACTGCTCCTCAATGCCGCGCTAAACAACGTCACGCACAACAGCCCCCGCGGTGTCGTGGTCGGTGTTTCGGAACCACAGTTGCACTTGACGGATTGCGGAATCCTCGCGCCCTGCCGCCTTGAGGCGGCGCACGGTTTCTTCCTGTTCCTCATCAAGTTCGATTGGCGCATCTTCCATCGCGCGGTATTTCTCCCGCAACCCCATAAATAACGCAAGGGCCGCGACCACCAGCAGCACAACCGCGACCCAGCGAGGGACATTCGTGAACGCAATGACGATCGCCGCCACAGACAGCACCGCGGCGAGAGCGAGAGAAGCAGCTTGCATGTCCCTGAGGGTACCTATCCAGCGAAGAGGTGCGCGGATGTCGCGCGTGTCGACGACGCCGGGTTCTTCCACGTCCTCGATCACGCCACCAAGTCGCCCCCGACGAACTCGAGGCGCGGCCGCTCACCCACGAAGCAATTGCCGACGCCGGCCTCGAAATTCCCCGCGCATTCGTTGCCCTGCAGAAGGATGCGGAGCTCACCGAAAGCGGCCTGATTGACTGGGTCGCTGAGCGCGTCACCCCCTATAAGAAGGTATGTGCGGTGACGATCCTCGATGAGATCCCGAAGAACCCGACCGGCAAGATTGTGCGCAAGGACCTGCGTCTTATCCCCCTCGACGCGGAAGTTCGGGTGTCCCGCCCAGCGAGGCCCCCGGCCCCCTGCGGATATTGCGACGAATCACACAAAAATGGCAGCCATTTCGTTTGTAAAGACCTGCGACATAAGTCACAATTAAAGGCGTTATGGTTTTGCTCCACACTCCGCGGGGCGGAACCCACCCCGGAACCCAAGAAAGAGGGAATCATGGCTGAGAACCCAGTTCACGACCTGCTGGACCCGAAGACTGACTACTACCAGGTGTTCGCCGACATCGAAGGCGAAGACCTGGAGTGGTGGAAGAAGGCCCGCGAGTTCGGTGAGTTCGCCCGCCCCTACATCAACGAGGGTTGGGAGAAGGCCGAGTACCAGATCCCCGTCGTCGCTGAAGCCGGCAAGCGCGGTCTGTTCCGCGACGCTATCGAGATCGAGGGTGAGCCGCACATGTCCGTGCGCGCGTCCCGCCTGATGGCCTTCGAGTTCGCACGCACCGATGCTTCCCTGGGCACCGCGTTTGGCGTCCAGGCCGGCCTGGCCATGCAGTCCATCGCCCTGTGCGGCTCCGAAGAGCAGAAGGCGAAGTACCTGAAGCCGATGTGCCACCTGGAAATCCGCGGCGCATTCGCCCTGACGGAACCGGACCACGGCTCCGATTCCATCGCACTGGAGACCACCGCACAGCGCGAAGGCGACGAGTGGGTCATCAACGGCGAGAAGAAGTGGATCGGCCACGGCTCCGTCGGCCACATCGCCGTGGTGTGGGCACGCGACACCGAGGACGGCCAGGTCAAGGGCTTCATCGTCGACCAGGACCAGGACGGTTACGAGGCTGAGACGATTGTCGGCAAGGCGTCCCTGCGCGGCATCCCGCAGGCGCACATCAAGCTTAACGACGTCCGCGTCTCCGAGGACCGCCGCCTCCCCGGCGCCAACTCCTTCCGCGACTGCGCGAAGGTCCTGGCCGGCACCCGCGTCTCCGTCGCATGGGCGTCGCTCGGCCTGGCCACCGACTGCTACGAGAAAGCCCTGGATTACGCGCAGCGCCGCGTCCAGTTCGGCCGCCCGCTGGTGAAGAACCAGATCATCCAGCAGCGTCTCGCCGACATGCTGCAGGATCTGACGTCGATGTTCCTGTACTGCCGCCGCCTGCTCGAGCTGGAGGAGTCCGGTCAGCTCACCGAGCAGCAGGCAGCCCTGGCGAAGGTCCACTGCACCCGCGCGGCCCGCAAGATCTCCGCTGACGCGCGCGACATGTTCGGCGGTGTGGGCATCCTGCTCGAGAACGACGTGGCCCGCCACCACGCCGACATCGAAGCCCTGCACACCTACGAGGGCACCGACACCATGCAGTCCCTCATCGTGGGCAAGTCCATCACCGGCGTCGGCGCATTCGCCGGCTAGTCCCCTCCCATCCTGATGAGCTGCACCGTTTCCGGGCTCGGCCCGCGGTGCAGCTCTATCTTGTTCCGCAACCCAAAAAGGAATTGAGAAGGAATAGAGCTATGACTCAAACAGAAGAGAACCGCTCCGGAGTCGCCGCGCTCCTCGACCCGAAGACCGACTACTACCAGGTATTCGCGGATGTCGACGGCGAGGACTTGGAGTGGTGGAAGAAGGCCCGCGAGTTCATGGAGTTTGCGCGCCCCTCCCTCAACGAGACGTGGGAGAAGGCCGAGTACAACATCCCGGGTGTGGAGGAAGCCGCGCGCCGCGGTCTTGTCACCGACGGCATCGAGATCGATGGCGAAACCACCACGTCGATCCGCGCGAACCGCCTCATCCAGATGGAGCTGGCGCGTACCGACGCCTCTACCGCCACCGCCCACATTGTGCAGTCCGGTCTGGCGATGCGCTCGATTTCCGAGTGCGGCTCCGAGGAGCAGAAAGCCAAGTACTTGGGCCCGATGTCCCGCATGGAGATCCGCGGCGGTTTCGCGCTGACGGAGCCGGACCACGGTTCCGACTCGATCGGCCTGGAGACGTCCGCACGCCGCGACGGCGACGAGTGGGTCATCAACGGCGAGAAGAAGTGGATCGGCCACGGCTCGGTCGGCCACATCGCGATCATCTGGGCACGGGACGAGGAAGACGGAGAGGTCAAGGGCTTCATCGTCGACCAGGATCAAGAGGGGTACGAGGCTGAGACGATCGTCGGCAAGGCATCTCTGCGCGGCATTCCGCAGGCGCACATCAAGCTTAACGACGTCCGCGTCTCCGACGACCGCCGCCTCCCCAACTCCCACTCCTTCCGGGACACCGCCCGCGTGCTGACCGGCACCCGCATCGCTGTCGCATGGGTCGCACTGGGCATGGCGATCGACTGCTACGAGAAGGCTCTGGGCTACGCCCAGCGCCGCGTCCAGTTCGGTCGCCCGCTGGTGAAAAACCAGATCATCCAGCAGCGTCTGGCGGACATGCTGCAGGAAGTCACTTCGATGGCGCTGTACTGCCGCCGTCTCCTCGAGCTGGAAGAGGCAGGCGAGCTCAACGAGAAGCAGGCAGCCCTGGCCAAGGTGCACAACACCCGCGGCGCACGCAAGGTCTCCGCCGACGCGCGCGACATGTTCGGCGGCGTGGGCATCTTGCTCGAAAACGATGTGGCACGCCACCACGCAGACATCGAATCCCTGCACACCTACGAGGGCACTGACACCATGCAGTCCCTTATTGTGGGCAAGTCCATCACCGGCGTGTCTGCGTACCGTTCGTAACGCTGCGACACCTGAGGCCCTTTTCAGGCACACCGAAAGACCGCTTTAGCTCTGGTTTTCTGGAGCTAGGGCGGCTTTCGTCATGCTTCTACCTGGCGTGATCCTCCCGGCGTGATCTATTTCTGCGGCGGGTCGGGCCCGAACAGAGTCGTCATCGCGCCATACCGGTGGTGAGTTCGCGGCACAGGTGTTCCGCGCGGCGACACCCAGACGGGCGTTCCCTTCCGCATTTCGATGCGACCTCGTTTGGAACGCGCCGGATCGTCGTCGTTGACGCGGTTGTGATAGGTGCACATCGGTGCGAGGTTCGCGATGTTGGTCTCCCCTCATCTCCGCCTCCAAGGAGGTCTGGGAGGACTCCCGCGAGGAGCACGACTCGGTGGAAGAAGCCTTCGCCGAGATGGAGTGCGGCTAGCCGCCGTTAGGATTTCAGCATCCGGGCGATGGCCTCTGATGCTTCCGTGATCTTGTGCTCGGCGTCCTTGCCGCTTGCCACGGCCTCCGTCACGCAGTGCTTGAGGTGGTCTTGCAGCAGCGCCACCGCGACGTTCTCAAGCGCGGAGTTGACCGCGCTGATTTGGGTGATGATGTCAATGCAGTACTTCTCTTCCTCGATCATGCGCTGCAGCCCTCGGGTTTGCCCCTCGATGCGCTTGAGCCTGGTGAGATAGCGGTCCTTGTCGCTGATGTAGCCGTGGTGTTCGGATGCTGGTTCCATGCTGGCCTTTTTACGCGTTGTCGAGGATGCGCGACGTGCTTGCCTCTGGGGAGAGGTCAAGGCGCCGCAGGAGCTGGGCGTTCAGCGCCACGATCACTGTCGAGGCGGACATGAGGATCGCGCCCACGCTCATCGGCATCACGAACCCGATGGGCGCGAGTACGCCGGCCGCGAGTGGCACCGCAGCGAGGTTGTAACCCGCCGCCCACCAGAGGTTTTGCCGCATTTTCTTGTAAGTCTCGCGGGATAGGTCGATGACCGACAGCACCGAGCGCGGATCCGACGACGCGAGGATGACCCCCGCGGAGCCGATCGCTACGTCAGTGCCGGCGCCGATGGCGATGCCGACATCCGCCTGCGCCAGCGACGGGGCGTCGTTCACACCGTCGCCGACCATGGCCACCGTGCGGCCCTCGCCCTGCAGCTCGGAAACCTTGGCTGCCTTGTCCTCCGGGCGCACACCCGCGTAGACGCGATCGATGCCGAGCTCCGCGGCAACAGACTCGGCGACGGCTTCGGCGTCGCCGGTGATCATGACGACCTCGACGCCGGCGGCGTGCAGCGCCTTGACCGCGTCGAAGGATTCCGCGCGGATCTTGTCGGCGAGGCGCAGGGCGCCGATGACGTGGCCGTCGGCAAGCACATGCAGGATGATCGCTCCCTCCTCGCGCCAGGTGTCCGCCACCTCGAGCTCGTCCGCGCCGTGCTCCTCGAGCAGGTACGGACCGCCCACCTCGATCACGGCGCCATGGACCGTGGCGCTCACGCCGACAGCCGGAGAGGAGGAGAAGTCGGTGGCGTGGGGTACCTCCAGCGCCTGGGACTCAGCCGCGCCGACGATGGCGCGGGCCAGCGGGTGCTCACTGTCCGACTCGGCTGCGGCGGCGAGTGCGAGCAGCTCTTCGTCGCTGTAGCCCTGGGTGGGCTCCACTGCGGTGACGGTGGGTTCGCCCTCGCTCAGGGTGCCGGTCTTGTCGAACAGCACGGCGTCGACGTTGCGCATGGACTCCAGTGCGAGGCGGTCCTTGATCAGCACCCCGCCGCGGGCGGCGCGCTCTGTTGCAATGGACACCACAAGCGGGATCGCGAGGCCCAGCGCGTGGGGGCAGGCGATGACCATCACGGTGATGGTGCGCTCCACCGCTGCATCGGGCCGACCGAGCAGGCTCCACACCACCGCCGTGATTACGGCGGCGCCGATGGTGAACCAGAACAGCCAACCTGCAGCGGTGTCGGCGAGGCGCTGGGCGCGTGACGACGACGCCTGCGCATGCTCGACCAGCTGCTGAATCCCGGCGAGCGCGGTGTCGTCGCCGGTGGCGGTGACCTCCACGCGCAACCCCGAATCGGTCGCGATGGTGCCGGCCACCACGTGCTCGCCGGGTTCGCGGCGAACGGTCTTCGACTCGCCGGTGACCATGGACTCATCCATCGCCGCGCTGCCGTCCACAATCACGCCATCTGCCGGCACCGACGAACCCGGACGGACGATGACCACGTCGCCGACCTCGAGTTCCGCCGGGGCGATCTTGACAATGTCGTCACCGTTGACCTTCTCCGCCTCGTCCGGGAGCAGCGCCGCGAGCGAGTCGAGCGCCGAGGTGGTCTGGGCCAGCGAGCGCATCTCAATCCAGTGGCCCAGCAGCATGATCACCACAAGCAGGGCGAGCTCCCACCAGAAGTCCAAGGTGTGCGAAAGCACCCCGAGGCTGGACAGCCACGACGCCACGAAGGCGACGGTGATGGCGAGCCCGATCAGCAGCATCATGCCGGGTTGGCGCTGGCGGATCTCGTCAACTGCCCCGGTGAGGAACGGCCACCCGCCCCAGAAGTAGATCACCGTGCCAAGGACGGGGGAGACCCACGGCACCCACGAGGCATCGGGCAGGGAGTAGCCGATGAGCTCAGCGAACATCGCATTGAAACCGACGACCGGGATGGACAGCGCGAGCATGATCCAGAACAGCCGGCGGAACTGGACGACGTGGTCGCCGTGGTCGTGCTGTTGGTGGTGTTGGTGTTGGTGCTGTTCGTGCGTGTCGTGGTCGTGCACGGCTGGTCAACTCCTTGTCGTCGGATGTCTCTGGTGTCAACGGTATACCCTAGGGGGGTATATGGCAAGGGGCGAGCGCGTGCAGGCGGGAAGCGTCCATGGGGATTAGACGCGCGTCCGGAAGGCTCGGTTCCCTAGACGGTGCGGAAGCCCACCGGAGTGATCACCGCGTCGACCGGGACGTCGTACGCTTCAGGTCGAAGCCGGCATCGAGTGCGGCCTCACGGTCGAAATCGGCGAGCGCGTCCACGATGCTGCCAGTCAGCGTCTGGAGCAGTCCGGAGAAGTTCATGGTCTGGACGCTACTGGCGCGCAAGCGGAATCGGAAGGAAAGTTTGCGTACTTCAGTACGCAAAACCGGCGTTCCGCACGATGTCGAATGCGGAATGCCGGTCTGGGGGGGGGCGGCTGCCCCCGTCAGCTGCCTAGTTGTTCAGCGGCTTGCGGGTCGTCGCCATGGAAACGGCGCGGTCGTGGTTTTCCTGACGCTGGAGCACCTCGGTCGCGGCGTCGACCTGGCGCTGGGCCAGCTCGTCCTCAGTCGCGGTGCCCTCGCCGGTGTAGACCTTGGCCAGAGCCTCGCCGATGGCCTTGTCCGTCTCGGAGCCGTCGGTGAACTCGAGCGCCTCAGATGTGAGGGGGAGTTCGGCGTCGGCGGGGGCGGTGTAGCCCTCGGCGAGCTTCTTCACCAGCTCGAGGGCGCCCTCGACGACGTGGTCCGGGGACTGGATGACCTCGTCGTTCTCGCGCCAGAAGTCGACGTTGACCGCCGGGACCGGCTTGACGTTGAGCAGCACGCCGTATGCGGTGGCGTGGGGGTTCGGCGCACCCAGGTCCACCAGGCGCTCCAGCAAGCGCACCGGACCGGACCATGCCGGGAACAGGCCAACGTTGCGCTCCGGGAAGCCCACGCGGGTCTCGGCGTGGATCACGGAGGCGTCGGTGTGCAGGAGCAGCTCCATGCCGCCACCGAGAGCGACGCCGCGAACAGCGCCGACGACCGGGTACGGCGCCACACGCGCGCCGTGAAGGCCGTCAATGCCCTGCTTGATGGTGCAAGCCAGCTCCTCGCGGTCGCCCTCCGGACCAGACAGCTTCGCCAGCGTACCCAGGTCTGCGCCTGCGGAGAATGCGCGCTCCTCGTCGTTAGCGATGACAAGGCCCTTGAGGTCCCACTCCGGCGCGTGCGTCCACAGCTCGGTGACGTTGTTCGAGTTGGAGTTCATCGGGGTCTTGTACACGAAGACACCGAAGCCGGCGTAATCGCCCTCGGTCAGCTTGTACACCGTAGCGTCGTCGTTGCCGGCAATCTCCTCGGCACCGGCGACCAACTCCGCAACGCGGATGACGCCTTCGCGGTTCGGCAGGTCGGTCAGCTGACCGTTCGTGCCCAGCACCTTGCCGTCGGCGTAGAAGCCACCGGCCTGCTTGGCGGACTCGAGGAGGGCGGGCACGTCGCCGTCGAAAAGCGATGCGACGTAATCGATGCCGATGGAATCTGCGAGCTCGAACGGGCCCTTCTTCCAGCCGTAACCGAGCTGCATCGCGATGTCGATCTGGTCGACGGTGTCCGTGATCTCAGGCGCGGTGTCGCAGCAGTACTTGATGAAGACCTTGAAGACTTCCTTCGCGTACTCGCCCTCCGGAGTGCCGGAATCCATGAGTT encodes:
- a CDS encoding 3-hydroxyacyl-CoA dehydrogenase/enoyl-CoA hydratase family protein: MAAKDITTAAVLGAGSMGAGIAAHMANAGIKVHLLDLPLEDGDNRDGRAQNGIDTQLKRHGFQRPEYAKLVTPGNTEDHLDRLGEVDWIVEAVFEDINVKRDTFAKVDAHRKPGTPVSSNTSTIPLEVLLGEASEEFKRDFSITHFFNPPRVMRLVEYVEGPETSAEINEQMHHVLERQMGKVVVDCRDTPGFIANRIGNFWMAVGAKTAFDQGIKPEQADVAFGRPFGVPRTGIFGLFDYVGIQLVPGIWGSLLKALPQSDAYHDYNIVERDEFKTLLDKGFTGRTAESGFYRGRDEAYDFEAGDYRPKEKFEVPKDAKELMDSGTPEGEYAKEVFKVFIKYCCDTAPEITDTVDQIDIAMQLGYGWKKGPFELADSIGIDYVASLFDGDVPALLESAKQAGGFYADGKVLGTNGQLTDLPNREGVIRVAELVAGAEEIAGNDDATVYKLTEGDYAGFGVFVYKTPMNSNSNNVTELWTHAPEWDLKGLVIANDEERAFSAGADLGTLAKLSGPEGDREELACTIKQGIDGLHGARVAPYPVVGAVRGVALGGGMELLLHTDASVIHAETRVGFPERNVGLFPAWSGPVRLLERLVDLGAPNPHATAYGVLLNVKPVPAVNVDFWRENDEVIQSPDHVVEGALELVKKLAEGYTAPADAELPLTSEALEFTDGSETDKAIGEALAKVYTGEGTATEDELAQRQVDAATEVLQRQENHDRAVSMATTRKPLNN
- a CDS encoding acyl-CoA dehydrogenase family protein, producing MAENPVHDLLDPKTDYYQVFADIEGEDLEWWKKAREFGEFARPYINEGWEKAEYQIPVVAEAGKRGLFRDAIEIEGEPHMSVRASRLMAFEFARTDASLGTAFGVQAGLAMQSIALCGSEEQKAKYLKPMCHLEIRGAFALTEPDHGSDSIALETTAQREGDEWVINGEKKWIGHGSVGHIAVVWARDTEDGQVKGFIVDQDQDGYEAETIVGKASLRGIPQAHIKLNDVRVSEDRRLPGANSFRDCAKVLAGTRVSVAWASLGLATDCYEKALDYAQRRVQFGRPLVKNQIIQQRLADMLQDLTSMFLYCRRLLELEESGQLTEQQAALAKVHCTRAARKISADARDMFGGVGILLENDVARHHADIEALHTYEGTDTMQSLIVGKSITGVGAFAG
- a CDS encoding acyl-CoA dehydrogenase family protein, which gives rise to MTQTEENRSGVAALLDPKTDYYQVFADVDGEDLEWWKKAREFMEFARPSLNETWEKAEYNIPGVEEAARRGLVTDGIEIDGETTTSIRANRLIQMELARTDASTATAHIVQSGLAMRSISECGSEEQKAKYLGPMSRMEIRGGFALTEPDHGSDSIGLETSARRDGDEWVINGEKKWIGHGSVGHIAIIWARDEEDGEVKGFIVDQDQEGYEAETIVGKASLRGIPQAHIKLNDVRVSDDRRLPNSHSFRDTARVLTGTRIAVAWVALGMAIDCYEKALGYAQRRVQFGRPLVKNQIIQQRLADMLQEVTSMALYCRRLLELEEAGELNEKQAALAKVHNTRGARKVSADARDMFGGVGILLENDVARHHADIESLHTYEGTDTMQSLIVGKSITGVSAYRS
- a CDS encoding metal-sensitive transcriptional regulator; the protein is MEPASEHHGYISDKDRYLTRLKRIEGQTRGLQRMIEEEKYCIDIITQISAVNSALENVAVALLQDHLKHCVTEAVASGKDAEHKITEASEAIARMLKS
- a CDS encoding heavy metal translocating P-type ATPase, translated to MLALSIPVVGFNAMFAELIGYSLPDASWVPWVSPVLGTVIYFWGGWPFLTGAVDEIRQRQPGMMLLIGLAITVAFVASWLSSLGVLSHTLDFWWELALLVVIMLLGHWIEMRSLAQTTSALDSLAALLPDEAEKVNGDDIVKIAPAELEVGDVVIVRPGSSVPADGVIVDGSAAMDESMVTGESKTVRREPGEHVVAGTIATDSGLRVEVTATGDDTALAGIQQLVEHAQASSSRAQRLADTAAGWLFWFTIGAAVITAVVWSLLGRPDAAVERTITVMVIACPHALGLAIPLVVSIATERAARGGVLIKDRLALESMRNVDAVLFDKTGTLSEGEPTVTAVEPTQGYSDEELLALAAAAESDSEHPLARAIVGAAESQALEVPHATDFSSSPAVGVSATVHGAVIEVGGPYLLEEHGADELEVADTWREEGAIILHVLADGHVIGALRLADKIRAESFDAVKALHAAGVEVVMITGDAEAVAESVAAELGIDRVYAGVRPEDKAAKVSELQGEGRTVAMVGDGVNDAPSLAQADVGIAIGAGTDVAIGSAGVILASSDPRSVLSVIDLSRETYKKMRQNLWWAAGYNLAAVPLAAGVLAPIGFVMPMSVGAILMSASTVIVALNAQLLRRLDLSPEASTSRILDNA
- the ndk gene encoding nucleoside-diphosphate kinase — translated: MTERTLILIKPDGVANGHVGEIISRIERKGLKLVEMDLRTADRETAEKHYAEHKDKPFFGELVDFITSAPLVAGIVEGESAIAAWRQLAGGTHPVEKATPGTIRGDFALTVGENVVHGSDSPESAEREIAIWFPNL
- a CDS encoding alkaline phosphatase, with translation MTEKNLPRRRFLAGSAAAAAGVAVAGNTATANAQLSSSRALSSARLPEMKPAEYSAFMHGVASGDPLPDSVIIWTRVTVSEDAVPGSNKGQDANVKWQVATDPNFQNIASEGTVKATAASDHTVKVDAKGLKPATDYFYRFVWDDKTSPVGKTHTAPEGTARLSEYKLAVASCANWECGYFGAYRGMAEQAEAGNIDVVVFLGDYIYEYPTGEYAGKSGVSRPHAPLHEITTLKDYRERYGRYRTDKNLQAAHAAAPWVVVWDDHESANDSWREGAENHTEGEEGKWVQRVSDAEQAYLEWLPSRATRPSAAGKIYRSYRFGDLINLTMMDLRSYRDEQQSALSLKNGAAGRTMLGSEQFKWVEGQVTESDTVWNVLGNSVMISPMQIGHVPPTMKDNRLANQVLKDFTQSTGIVVNSDQWDGYRAERAELLKVLSQTKPHTLVLTGDIHSEWAHSLQYDGHEIGCEMVCTSISAPNVDEIVSTYTKVYTPEDNRITHLVEGVMYSSNPWVNHVEFDAHGFGVATVTRDKVVMDFYRVSDVEDPDASVRRAVRRTWVAGQGFQEARPGQSAAPAGQ